A genome region from Flavobacterium sp. CFS9 includes the following:
- a CDS encoding PstS family phosphate ABC transporter substrate-binding protein, with translation MLKYSKIGGLVVFVFLFAMCNQKSKNDKETILKGAIDITVDETVKPIVDDQVAVFEGTYYDAKITVKPKSEAELINDLLNQKAKVVVTTRDLTKEELAKFEKSKIKPRVTPFATDAIAFISNKGNNDTLIALKTVIDFMQGKPDARIKGLVFDNPNSSTVRYMKELAKVKEVPVKGVFSFKTNDEVIKFVSENDGMIGVVGVNWLSQPSPNMADVVKKINVLSVKGLNSNQYYSPTQNDLAEVKYPLARDLFIINCQGYSGLGMGFASFIAGDIGQRIVLKSGLLPVRTPGRKLKIRNQIVKDKE, from the coding sequence ATGTTAAAGTATAGTAAGATTGGAGGCTTGGTAGTTTTTGTTTTTTTGTTTGCCATGTGCAACCAAAAAAGTAAAAACGATAAGGAAACAATTTTAAAAGGAGCAATCGATATTACTGTCGATGAAACTGTAAAACCTATTGTAGACGATCAGGTTGCTGTCTTCGAGGGAACTTATTACGATGCAAAGATTACAGTAAAACCAAAGTCAGAGGCTGAGCTTATAAATGATTTACTCAATCAGAAAGCAAAAGTTGTGGTTACAACAAGAGATTTGACGAAAGAAGAATTGGCTAAATTTGAAAAAAGTAAAATAAAGCCAAGAGTTACGCCTTTCGCGACAGATGCAATTGCTTTTATTTCGAACAAAGGCAATAATGATACATTAATAGCGTTGAAAACGGTAATCGATTTTATGCAGGGTAAACCTGATGCAAGAATTAAAGGACTTGTGTTTGATAATCCAAATTCAAGCACCGTACGTTATATGAAGGAATTAGCGAAAGTTAAAGAAGTTCCTGTAAAAGGAGTGTTTTCTTTTAAAACGAACGATGAAGTTATTAAATTTGTATCTGAGAATGATGGTATGATTGGGGTAGTTGGAGTAAATTGGCTTTCTCAGCCATCACCTAACATGGCGGATGTGGTTAAGAAAATAAATGTATTGAGCGTCAAAGGATTAAACAGTAATCAATATTATAGCCCAACTCAGAATGATCTTGCAGAAGTGAAATATCCTTTGGCACGTGATTTGTTTATCATAAATTGCCAGGGTTATTCTGGTTTAGGAATGGGGTTTGCATCCTTTATTGCCGGCGATATTGGACAAAGGATAGTTCTGAAATCAGGTTTGTTACCGGTTAGAACTCCTGGAAGAAAGCTTAAAATAAGGAATCAAATAGTAAAAGATAAAGAATAA